The Pedobacter roseus genome contains a region encoding:
- a CDS encoding T6SS phospholipase effector Tle1-like catalytic domain-containing protein — MTSVKLGSYVPPNDKVEYLDLFVGVFFDGTKNNMNNSEERRANTPTYQRNGTDSDSSYQNDWSNVARLWDIYDKSKSIYLEGIGTEDGQKDSQMGYAFGTGSTGIRGKVRKACEKIFTDKLKSAIKSSGKKKLRSITFDVFGFSRGAAAARNFVYEISKNEYRSKMTADPHTGIVSRYDSDGEATSLEVMPACGRLGEMFSAAGLKITPNQIKVRFLGIFDTVSSYSKYFSASPNFNDVEELHLNQIGRAQNVVHFVAENEHRKNFSLTHTNVGRERVFPGVHSDVGGSYETDTEVVSELATSWTLKGNLDAFKAKLIKEAWYKEDQLKVTGGNMYWALEGRRFIYKEYSYIPLQYMAEHSQNHGLPLAKSKTETKYTINGNPLLLRVKARLRDYVMANGSQYVFSAELPRDPAQRQQQEDLRKLRNQYLHWSADRKSSYGIIQPMTPNADGKRVTY; from the coding sequence ATGACGAGCGTTAAACTGGGCAGTTATGTACCGCCAAACGATAAAGTAGAGTATTTAGATCTTTTTGTAGGTGTGTTTTTTGATGGAACAAAAAACAATATGAATAACTCTGAAGAGCGTAGAGCCAATACACCTACCTACCAGCGTAACGGAACAGATAGCGATAGCAGTTACCAGAACGATTGGTCGAACGTTGCCAGACTTTGGGATATTTACGATAAGAGTAAAAGTATTTACTTAGAGGGTATTGGTACTGAAGATGGGCAAAAAGATAGTCAAATGGGTTATGCCTTCGGTACCGGAAGCACAGGAATAAGGGGAAAAGTGAGAAAGGCATGTGAAAAAATTTTTACAGATAAACTGAAAAGTGCAATAAAGAGCAGCGGAAAAAAGAAATTAAGAAGCATTACTTTCGACGTATTTGGTTTTAGCCGGGGGGCTGCAGCAGCAAGAAATTTTGTTTATGAGATCAGTAAAAATGAATACCGGTCTAAGATGACTGCAGACCCACATACTGGAATCGTATCGAGATATGATTCGGATGGGGAAGCAACAAGTTTAGAAGTAATGCCAGCCTGCGGCCGTTTAGGCGAAATGTTTAGCGCTGCCGGACTTAAAATAACACCTAACCAAATTAAGGTAAGGTTTTTGGGCATTTTTGATACCGTATCGTCGTACTCAAAATATTTTAGTGCATCTCCTAATTTCAACGATGTTGAAGAATTACACCTCAACCAGATTGGTCGTGCGCAAAATGTTGTCCATTTTGTAGCTGAAAATGAGCACCGTAAGAATTTTTCTTTAACACATACAAATGTTGGGAGGGAACGGGTTTTTCCGGGTGTACACAGTGATGTTGGAGGAAGTTACGAAACAGATACGGAAGTAGTATCCGAATTGGCTACCTCGTGGACCCTTAAAGGCAATCTTGATGCCTTTAAAGCAAAACTTATAAAAGAAGCCTGGTATAAGGAAGATCAATTGAAAGTTACCGGTGGCAATATGTACTGGGCCCTTGAGGGAAGAAGGTTTATTTACAAAGAATACAGTTATATCCCCTTACAGTATATGGCAGAGCATAGTCAGAATCATGGTTTGCCGCTTGCTAAAAGTAAAACTGAAACAAAATACACCATCAATGGCAATCCTTTGCTACTTAGGGTCAAAGCCAGGCTTAGAGATTATGTAATGGCTAATGGATCACAATATGTTTTTTCTGCAGAATTACCCAGGGATCCCGCGCAGCGGCAACAGCAGGAAGACCTTCGCAAATTGAGAAACCAGTATTTGCATTGGTCGGCAGATAGAAAAAGTTCTTACGGTATCATACAGCCTATGACGCCAAATGCCGATGGCAAAAGGGTTACTTATTAA
- a CDS encoding type VI secretion system Vgr family protein codes for MEKKLITEINIEDKAVTHFASFSLKQAFNTHHYFELRFNHDQMGSPGMISLNDSRDFVGKTLTASFGYDSGSLQEFAGLVTKVELAQSHGYHGVLIVSGYSPTILIDRGPDLGSYLDKDLNAIVNLATSDVPSNDIKIVANAARKEPIDYLIQYRESDFDFLNRLSGEYHEWFYYDGKQLNFGKPDNQKEVALVYGRDVQNLQYAMEIAPIKNKRFAYNPKQDEMLQSESSGASDGSPDLAHAIQVSNAMYSKTFNQPSLIRVDNNNDIKSHVQNEEKAHISDLLKVNASGDNAALSIGSVAEITMSIRKELSFTTESLGKFLITNIHHNIDGTGKYYNTFEGVVATTERLLVKNYAKPNPDMQLADVIDNADPQGQGRIKVKFKWECKTNDVTEWLRVITPDAGSSDKVSKNRGFVFIPEIGDQVALTFEEGNIARPIVLGSVFHGKSGSGGSASNNSKSLTSKSGHTLTMDDGAGMVMKDKDSNFIELDGAGKAVFETKESILIKCGESSIFMDKTGKIIIKGKDILTLGENIGNSASVSIGIGVGPEDGTPTSGIGIEAQTLDIGTKTLSMSGETEANLASKKINVGGESETNIRSGTINLN; via the coding sequence ATGGAAAAGAAATTAATAACCGAAATTAACATCGAAGATAAGGCCGTAACGCATTTTGCTTCATTTAGCTTAAAGCAGGCTTTTAATACCCACCATTATTTCGAGCTGCGGTTTAATCACGATCAGATGGGCTCGCCGGGGATGATCAGCTTAAACGATAGCCGCGATTTTGTAGGTAAAACCCTTACGGCTTCTTTTGGTTACGACTCGGGCAGTTTACAGGAGTTTGCTGGCTTGGTAACCAAGGTAGAACTGGCACAAAGCCATGGTTACCATGGCGTATTGATTGTGAGCGGTTACAGCCCAACAATTTTGATTGACCGTGGACCAGATCTGGGTTCTTATCTCGATAAGGATTTAAATGCAATCGTTAACCTGGCCACTTCAGATGTACCTTCAAATGATATTAAAATTGTAGCCAATGCTGCGCGCAAGGAACCGATTGATTACCTGATCCAGTACCGAGAAAGCGATTTCGACTTCTTAAACAGGCTTTCTGGCGAATACCATGAGTGGTTTTATTATGATGGCAAACAACTGAATTTCGGAAAGCCTGATAATCAGAAAGAAGTTGCGCTGGTTTATGGCCGAGATGTGCAAAACCTGCAGTATGCTATGGAAATTGCACCGATCAAAAATAAACGTTTTGCCTATAACCCTAAACAGGACGAAATGCTGCAGAGCGAAAGCAGTGGAGCAAGCGATGGATCGCCTGATTTGGCACACGCCATACAGGTATCTAATGCCATGTACAGTAAAACTTTTAACCAGCCATCACTCATCCGGGTTGATAATAACAACGATATAAAAAGTCATGTGCAAAACGAAGAAAAAGCACATATCAGCGATCTTTTAAAAGTAAATGCCAGTGGCGATAATGCTGCATTAAGCATTGGCAGTGTTGCAGAAATTACCATGAGCATCAGGAAAGAATTATCCTTTACTACCGAAAGCTTAGGTAAATTTTTGATCACCAACATCCACCATAATATTGATGGCACAGGGAAATATTACAATACTTTCGAAGGTGTAGTGGCTACAACTGAGCGTTTATTGGTTAAAAATTACGCTAAACCAAATCCCGATATGCAATTGGCCGATGTAATTGACAATGCTGATCCGCAGGGCCAGGGCCGTATTAAAGTGAAATTTAAATGGGAATGTAAAACCAATGATGTAACCGAATGGCTGCGGGTAATTACCCCTGATGCAGGAAGCAGTGATAAAGTGAGTAAAAACAGGGGTTTTGTATTCATTCCTGAGATTGGCGACCAGGTAGCGCTAACTTTTGAAGAAGGAAATATTGCACGTCCGATTGTTTTAGGCTCGGTATTTCATGGCAAAAGCGGAAGTGGTGGCAGTGCCAGCAATAACAGCAAAAGTTTAACTTCTAAAAGCGGGCATACCCTAACCATGGATGATGGGGCAGGTATGGTTATGAAAGATAAAGACAGCAATTTTATCGAACTCGACGGAGCGGGTAAAGCCGTTTTCGAAACCAAAGAATCGATCCTGATCAAATGTGGCGAAAGCAGTATTTTCATGGATAAAACCGGTAAGATCATTATCAAAGGAAAAGATATTTTAACCCTTGGCGAAAACATCGGTAACTCGGCCTCAGTGAGTATTGGTATAGGCGTAGGCCCCGAAGATGGTACACCAACCTCTGGTATCGGTATAGAAGCGCAAACTTTAGATATAGGCACCAAAACACTTTCAATGAGCGGGGAAACCGAGGCTAACCTGGCTTCCAAAAAGATTAATGTAGGAGGCGAAAGCGAAACGAATATCCGCAGTGGAACGATCAATTTAAACTAA
- a CDS encoding NAD(P)H-dependent oxidoreductase, translating into MKQVLILNGDIEKNASTNFLINAYKQGAESVGATVRELAIIDLIFNSNKLFNNRQIAELEPDLQKALTAIRQSSHIVLFCPVYVDHIPAKIKGFFDRLFMPDQIFTTQQQNVNNNFSGRSARIVSILDEATFKEWKANKKTTYLSIKKVVFEKCRMSPVLTNTIGELHSLENHYSQKWLAKMEKFGSQLI; encoded by the coding sequence ATGAAGCAAGTACTTATCCTGAATGGGGATATTGAAAAAAACGCATCTACAAATTTCCTGATTAACGCCTATAAGCAAGGGGCAGAAAGTGTTGGCGCTACCGTAAGGGAGCTGGCCATTATCGATCTGATATTTAATTCGAACAAGCTGTTTAACAACAGGCAGATTGCTGAGTTAGAACCCGATTTGCAGAAAGCCTTAACGGCCATTAGGCAGAGTAGCCATATCGTGCTTTTTTGTCCTGTATATGTAGATCATATACCGGCAAAAATTAAAGGCTTTTTCGACCGCCTTTTTATGCCCGATCAGATTTTTACTACCCAGCAGCAAAACGTAAACAACAACTTTAGTGGCCGTTCGGCAAGGATTGTTTCTATTTTAGACGAAGCAACCTTTAAAGAATGGAAGGCAAATAAAAAAACTACTTACCTTTCCATTAAAAAAGTAGTGTTCGAAAAATGTAGAATGAGTCCGGTGCTTACCAACACCATCGGCGAACTTCATTCCCTGGAAAATCATTATAGTCAAAAATGGCTGGCCAAAATGGAAAAATTCGGTTCACAGCTGATTTAA
- a CDS encoding type VI secretion system Vgr family protein, whose protein sequence is MEKKLIAEINIEDKEITHFASFSLQQAFNEHHYFELRFNHDQMGAPGLISLDDSRDFVGKTLTASFGHSSEGMQNFVGLVSKVELSQSHGYHGVLIVSGYSPTILIDRGPDLGSYLDKDLNEIVKLATKDTPANDLKVVANAARTNPIDYIIQYRESDFAFLNRLSAEYHEWFFYDGKQLNFGKPNTQKDISLFYGRDVQEMQYAMEIAPIKNKRFSYNPKQDEMLLSESTGKVEGTPDLSHAVKASNLTFSKTFNQPSLIRVDNNNDIKSLVENEEKANTSELLKVTARGDNAGLSIGSIAEITMSLRKELAFTSESLGKFLITGIKHHIDENGKYHNTFEGKIATTERLLVKNFQKPQPDMQLADVVDNNDPQGQGRIKVKFKWECLTNDVTEWLRVVTPSAGIGERGNNRGYFAIPEIDDQVMIAFEEGNIARPVVMGSVYHSASVDSSPLIKNHLKSIITRSGHLVEFDDDANSQGIKITDIHNNIIHIDTKGNNITITALENMSLNCKNMQINVQENMDVQVGQNQSTNAGKDIATTAGNNYSLSAVGDVSETSNNRTELATKDFKRTADTSNEIASEISMFSAKENMTMQSGKIVELNSAEKSNLF, encoded by the coding sequence ATGGAAAAGAAACTCATTGCAGAAATCAATATAGAAGATAAGGAAATTACACATTTTGCTTCCTTTAGTCTTCAACAGGCTTTTAACGAACATCATTACTTCGAACTGCGTTTTAATCATGATCAGATGGGCGCACCTGGTTTAATCAGCCTGGACGATAGCCGCGATTTTGTAGGTAAAACCCTAACTGCTTCTTTCGGGCATTCATCAGAAGGTATGCAGAATTTTGTGGGTCTGGTTTCAAAAGTCGAATTATCTCAAAGTCATGGTTACCATGGTGTTTTGATTGTAAGTGGCTATAGTCCAACTATTTTAATAGACCGCGGGCCTGATTTAGGCTCTTATTTAGATAAAGACCTGAATGAGATTGTAAAACTGGCAACCAAAGATACACCTGCAAACGACCTTAAAGTTGTTGCCAATGCAGCCAGGACCAATCCCATCGATTATATTATCCAATACAGGGAAAGCGATTTTGCTTTTTTGAACCGTCTTTCGGCTGAGTACCACGAATGGTTTTTCTATGATGGCAAGCAGCTTAATTTCGGTAAGCCCAATACGCAAAAGGATATATCGCTGTTTTATGGCAGGGATGTACAGGAAATGCAGTATGCCATGGAAATTGCCCCAATTAAAAACAAACGTTTCTCTTATAATCCAAAACAGGACGAAATGTTGCTGAGCGAAAGTACGGGTAAAGTGGAGGGTACACCCGATTTATCGCATGCCGTTAAAGCTTCGAACCTTACTTTCAGTAAAACCTTCAACCAGCCTTCATTAATCAGGGTAGATAATAACAACGATATTAAAAGCCTGGTCGAAAATGAAGAAAAAGCCAATACCAGTGAACTTTTAAAAGTTACAGCCAGGGGCGATAATGCAGGCCTGAGTATTGGTAGCATTGCCGAAATTACCATGAGCCTTCGCAAAGAACTGGCTTTTACATCAGAAAGCCTGGGCAAATTTCTGATTACGGGCATTAAACACCACATCGACGAAAATGGTAAATACCATAATACTTTCGAAGGAAAAATAGCTACAACCGAGCGCTTATTGGTAAAAAACTTCCAAAAGCCACAGCCTGATATGCAATTGGCCGATGTAGTCGATAACAACGATCCACAGGGGCAGGGACGTATCAAGGTAAAATTTAAATGGGAATGTTTAACCAACGATGTTACCGAATGGTTACGTGTGGTTACACCAAGTGCCGGTATTGGCGAAAGGGGTAACAACCGCGGTTATTTCGCTATTCCAGAGATCGATGATCAGGTAATGATCGCCTTTGAAGAAGGAAATATTGCGCGCCCGGTGGTGATGGGAAGCGTTTACCACAGCGCCAGTGTTGATAGCAGTCCGTTGATTAAAAACCACCTTAAAAGCATCATTACCCGGAGCGGACATCTGGTCGAATTTGACGATGATGCCAACAGTCAGGGGATAAAAATTACCGATATCCATAACAATATCATCCACATCGATACCAAAGGTAATAATATTACCATTACCGCCCTTGAAAACATGAGTTTAAACTGTAAGAACATGCAGATTAACGTACAGGAGAATATGGATGTGCAGGTTGGGCAAAACCAATCTACCAATGCGGGCAAGGATATTGCCACTACAGCGGGTAATAATTATTCGTTAAGTGCCGTTGGCGATGTTTCCGAAACATCCAATAACCGTACAGAACTGGCAACAAAAGATTTTAAAAGAACGGCTGATACTTCAAACGAAATTGCTTCAGAAATAAGCATGTTTAGTGCAAAAGAGAACATGACGATGCAGAGTGGTAAAATTGTGGAGCTTAACAGCGCCGAAAAATCTAACCTTTTCTAA
- a CDS encoding DUF4280 domain-containing protein → MSQKEIIVQGATCQCQFGTTTDKLKVLTQQKHYVNDKDGAQKLIASHVDIGMTFEKNTFGQCKLQPTPGGFKPCMPALTEWKGMYKDMVLINNGQVLVEDSKGVCTISGSPCIFFAKTGQKGQPSQQNIDNADEEQQSQINPLVNMKELDKTGLYEFLNAE, encoded by the coding sequence ATGTCACAGAAAGAAATCATTGTACAAGGTGCCACCTGCCAATGCCAGTTTGGTACCACAACCGATAAATTGAAGGTACTTACCCAGCAAAAGCATTATGTGAACGATAAAGATGGCGCGCAAAAATTAATTGCCTCTCATGTAGATATCGGGATGACTTTTGAAAAAAATACCTTCGGCCAATGTAAACTACAACCGACCCCCGGCGGCTTCAAACCCTGTATGCCCGCATTAACCGAATGGAAAGGTATGTACAAGGATATGGTTTTGATCAACAACGGGCAGGTTTTGGTAGAAGATAGCAAAGGTGTTTGCACCATTAGCGGTTCGCCGTGTATATTTTTTGCCAAAACAGGGCAAAAAGGACAGCCTTCGCAGCAGAATATCGATAATGCTGATGAGGAACAACAATCGCAGATTAATCCATTGGTGAATATGAAGGAGCTGGATAAGACCGGTTTATACGAATTTTTAAACGCTGAATAG
- a CDS encoding DUF5458 family protein, which produces MSNPQELKADQNTPEAGFKPAEVKTIEKTSLKDNLEKLARVGGFDLLEATVDGLQNLNPERKARKQIFLTGDEKKKEREELKKKIQLWIDVLESSTSVADMVEKSTEKLNAAEQNLSKNIGTALESTRELEQAYRSVHLFYKNTESDKLKNVVLLNASMDQIKDLDNPRFIEYVDDELKQNYDRLDLRKNYSLMVVPGYMGSNKVVERWGKIAHNNKAMLVTDFADLDQPDDVLDLFTAANLTGADAFRSNVIMTCNWLVGRGKVAEVGEEDDLTVPGSAALAGKMYYTLMSQVTAGKKHGAINEVDGVKFDLKKSEISHLERVGLVPMVNEYGKVMAFSAKTLFNGDNIGLQTYSVVRVFDYVTKVLFDFLNRRAFENWTSKTEQDLRGQIVKFLDGIQGADRLIERFKIMRFERDEQQKDRIHLDIHITPYFPAKSFVVKLDGHKGEDENTTWNTEYNQQ; this is translated from the coding sequence ATGTCAAATCCTCAAGAATTAAAAGCAGACCAAAATACACCTGAAGCAGGTTTTAAACCGGCCGAAGTCAAAACCATAGAGAAAACATCACTTAAAGATAACTTAGAGAAACTGGCCCGTGTTGGCGGTTTCGATTTGTTGGAAGCTACTGTTGATGGCCTTCAGAATTTAAACCCTGAACGTAAAGCCCGTAAACAGATTTTTTTAACCGGTGATGAGAAAAAGAAAGAACGAGAAGAGTTAAAAAAGAAAATCCAGCTTTGGATCGATGTGCTCGAATCTTCTACTTCGGTTGCCGATATGGTTGAAAAAAGCACCGAAAAACTGAACGCAGCGGAACAAAACCTGAGCAAAAATATTGGTACAGCTTTAGAAAGTACCAGAGAATTAGAGCAGGCTTATCGTTCGGTTCATTTATTCTATAAAAATACCGAATCTGATAAACTTAAAAATGTGGTGTTGTTAAACGCATCAATGGATCAGATCAAAGATTTAGATAATCCACGTTTTATCGAATATGTGGATGATGAGTTAAAGCAAAATTACGACCGTTTAGACCTGCGCAAAAACTATTCACTAATGGTGGTGCCAGGTTATATGGGTTCAAATAAAGTGGTAGAAAGATGGGGTAAAATAGCCCATAATAACAAAGCCATGCTGGTAACCGATTTTGCCGATCTGGATCAACCCGATGATGTACTTGATTTGTTTACTGCTGCCAACCTTACTGGCGCAGATGCATTCAGATCAAATGTAATTATGACCTGTAACTGGTTGGTTGGACGTGGCAAAGTTGCAGAAGTAGGTGAAGAAGACGATTTAACCGTGCCAGGATCAGCTGCACTTGCAGGTAAAATGTATTACACCTTAATGTCGCAGGTTACTGCCGGTAAAAAACATGGTGCAATAAACGAAGTAGATGGAGTAAAATTCGATCTGAAGAAAAGCGAAATCTCTCATTTAGAACGTGTTGGTTTAGTGCCAATGGTTAACGAATATGGTAAAGTAATGGCTTTCTCTGCTAAAACTTTGTTTAATGGCGATAACATTGGTTTGCAAACCTATTCTGTTGTGCGTGTATTTGATTACGTAACCAAAGTATTGTTCGATTTCTTAAACAGAAGAGCGTTCGAAAACTGGACTTCTAAAACTGAACAGGATTTACGTGGACAGATTGTTAAGTTTTTGGATGGGATCCAGGGTGCAGACCGCTTGATCGAAAGATTTAAGATTATGCGTTTCGAAAGAGATGAACAACAAAAAGACAGAATCCACCTTGATATCCACATTACCCCATATTTCCCGGCTAAAAGTTTTGTGGTAAAACTGGATGGACATAAGGGAGAAGATGAAAATACAACATGGAATACTGAGTATAATCAACAATAG
- the tssD gene encoding type VI secretion system tube protein TssD — MAFKARLNFSGKEYDVLHCAYALNRDVDAKGRPSSGVYGGTIDIEIESTEDTSIIEAMVNNQYKPITGTLLIKKTEEDAKMKEVNFEDGYIVKYSEGINIVGDHPMTLKFQISARKLKLGNAEHLNDWPKA, encoded by the coding sequence ATGGCTTTCAAAGCTAGATTAAATTTTTCAGGCAAGGAGTACGATGTGCTTCATTGTGCCTATGCGTTAAACCGCGATGTAGATGCTAAAGGAAGACCTTCTTCCGGAGTTTACGGCGGTACCATCGACATTGAGATCGAATCAACCGAAGACACCTCAATTATCGAGGCGATGGTAAACAACCAGTACAAACCTATTACAGGAACCCTTCTGATCAAGAAAACAGAGGAAGATGCCAAAATGAAAGAAGTTAACTTCGAAGACGGCTACATTGTTAAATATTCCGAAGGAATAAACATTGTGGGCGATCACCCGATGACACTCAAGTTCCAGATTTCAGCCAGAAAGCTTAAATTAGGCAATGCTGAGCACCTTAACGATTGGCCAAAAGCCTAA
- the tssD gene encoding type VI secretion system tube protein TssD produces MAFKTRLNLGSKEFDVLQCSFSLNRDVDAKGRPSSGVYGGTIHIEIESTEDTSVIESMVNNQYKPLSGTLVFKKGEEDAKMKELSFEDGYIIQYNEGIAVNDNTPMTLSFVVSARKLKLGNAEHENDWPKA; encoded by the coding sequence ATGGCATTCAAAACCCGTTTAAACTTAGGATCAAAAGAATTTGATGTACTTCAGTGCAGCTTTTCATTAAATAGAGATGTTGACGCAAAAGGCCGTCCATCGTCAGGTGTTTATGGTGGTACCATCCACATCGAAATTGAATCAACTGAAGATACTTCAGTAATCGAATCAATGGTTAACAACCAGTACAAGCCACTTTCGGGAACTTTGGTTTTCAAAAAAGGCGAAGAAGATGCAAAAATGAAAGAACTGTCTTTCGAAGATGGTTACATCATCCAGTATAACGAAGGTATTGCGGTAAACGACAATACACCAATGACTTTAAGTTTCGTAGTATCGGCCCGTAAGTTAAAACTGGGCAATGCAGAACACGAAAACGATTGGCCAAAAGCCTAA
- the tssD gene encoding type VI secretion system tube protein TssD produces MAFKTRLNLGSKEFDVLQCSFSLNRDVDAKGRPSSGVYGGTIHIEIESTEDTSVIESMVNNQYKPLSGTLVFKKGEEDAKMKELSFEDGYIIQYNEGIAVNDNTPMTLSFVVSARKLKLGNAEHENDWPKA; encoded by the coding sequence ATGGCATTCAAAACCCGTTTAAACTTAGGATCAAAAGAATTTGATGTACTTCAGTGCAGCTTTTCATTAAATAGAGATGTTGACGCAAAAGGCCGTCCATCATCAGGTGTTTATGGTGGTACCATCCACATCGAAATCGAATCAACTGAAGATACTTCAGTAATCGAATCAATGGTTAATAACCAGTACAAGCCACTTTCGGGAACATTAGTTTTCAAAAAAGGCGAAGAAGATGCAAAAATGAAAGAACTGTCTTTCGAAGATGGTTACATCATTCAGTATAACGAAGGTATTGCGGTAAACGATAATACCCCAATGACATTAAGTTTCGTAGTATCGGCCCGTAAGTTAAAACTGGGCAATGCAGAACACGAAAACGATTGGCCAAAAGCTTAG
- a CDS encoding DUF2931 family protein has product MSFRKNRYLLLAFVLLAITSCKGQKMEEKFEWTGTVSAPEEYPMEVYKGALIANDFTYSFDAIWGTQNTGWGNDGGVMSVTTKQMEAPDSLIFTWLSLMEKKFYTGKWKLDKARIAQLFHDGFKDNLTNKKDNYTLIKIGLAPKGKVVVWLSGPGFQTEVGAFEANETTISKEQAYPNAKYMLEPNFITLTLEDKMIMKPEILERIKAEGMPDPAVYELYRKKYPWHPEVHLPVGDQLILCYYNFLNGEEENRFGEDLTANPYVSRAVPKYITLVWKKENGTKYGLEIKPFDEKETMAAFEKLGKSGEINLVVSVNSEGKGAKISLKNSTEEIQLNRAKIDISKVD; this is encoded by the coding sequence ATGAGTTTTAGAAAAAACAGGTATTTATTGCTGGCATTCGTTTTACTGGCAATAACAAGTTGCAAAGGACAAAAAATGGAAGAAAAATTTGAGTGGACAGGTACGGTTTCGGCTCCCGAAGAATATCCGATGGAAGTATACAAGGGTGCTTTAATTGCTAACGATTTTACCTATAGTTTTGATGCCATCTGGGGAACGCAGAATACTGGATGGGGAAACGACGGCGGTGTGATGAGCGTAACGACCAAACAGATGGAAGCACCGGATTCGTTAATTTTTACCTGGCTATCGCTAATGGAAAAGAAATTTTATACCGGTAAATGGAAATTAGATAAGGCCCGCATTGCCCAGTTATTCCATGACGGATTTAAGGATAACCTGACTAATAAAAAAGATAACTACACGTTGATCAAAATCGGTCTTGCGCCAAAAGGTAAGGTAGTGGTCTGGCTTAGCGGCCCAGGTTTCCAGACGGAAGTGGGTGCTTTTGAGGCCAATGAAACAACTATTTCAAAAGAACAGGCTTATCCCAATGCAAAGTACATGCTGGAGCCGAATTTTATCACACTTACACTGGAAGATAAAATGATTATGAAGCCGGAAATTTTAGAACGCATTAAAGCTGAAGGCATGCCAGATCCAGCTGTTTATGAACTTTACCGCAAAAAATATCCTTGGCATCCAGAAGTTCATTTACCCGTTGGAGATCAGTTGATATTATGCTATTACAATTTCCTTAACGGTGAAGAAGAAAATCGGTTTGGAGAAGATCTTACAGCTAATCCATACGTTTCCAGGGCCGTACCGAAATACATCACTTTGGTTTGGAAAAAGGAAAACGGAACGAAATATGGGCTTGAAATAAAACCTTTTGATGAAAAGGAAACAATGGCTGCTTTTGAGAAACTCGGAAAATCCGGTGAGATAAACCTCGTTGTATCGGTAAATTCGGAAGGGAAAGGAGCAAAAATATCGCTAAAAAATAGTACAGAAGAAATTCAGCTCAACAGGGCGAAAATCGATATCAGTAAAGTGGATTAG
- the tssD gene encoding type VI secretion system tube protein TssD, which yields MAFKARLNFSGKEYDVLHCAYALNRDVDAKGRPSSGVYGGTIDIEIESTEDTSIIEAMVNNQYKPITGTLLIKKSEEDAKMKEVNFEDGYIVKYSEGINIVGDHPMTLKFQISARKLKLGSAEHVNDWPKA from the coding sequence ATGGCTTTCAAAGCTAGATTAAACTTTTCAGGCAAGGAGTACGATGTGCTTCATTGTGCCTATGCGTTAAACCGTGATGTAGATGCTAAAGGAAGACCCTCTTCCGGAGTTTACGGCGGTACCATCGACATTGAGATCGAATCAACCGAAGACACCTCAATCATTGAGGCGATGGTAAACAACCAGTACAAACCTATTACAGGAACCCTTCTGATCAAAAAATCCGAGGAAGATGCCAAAATGAAAGAAGTAAACTTCGAGGATGGCTACATTGTTAAATATTCCGAAGGAATAAACATTGTGGGTGATCACCCGATGACGCTCAAGTTTCAGATTTCGGCCCGCAAGCTTAAATTAGGCAGCGCCGAGCATGTTAACGATTGGCCAAAAGCTTAG